The following is a genomic window from Fundulus heteroclitus isolate FHET01 chromosome 16, MU-UCD_Fhet_4.1, whole genome shotgun sequence.
attgagaggccatttttgttgcttgtggttaatgcagagaaaagtcaaaattgcaattttggttgaaacatatcgtaggcagaacgcaatcatttctgcaccgagtttagatgctgtgggtgtttcagcaactaatctgcacagcgaggaaacagattgatttgttgtttgtataatatttaaaaacacatgataaattaaactgggaaagaaaaaaaaaaaaaaaacacatttaatcgcaatattaagaaaaaaaattgcaattagattattttccaaaattgttcagccctaataaaaacacaagagcTAGTGACAAACCTGGACATGCAGGATGGACTCGCCGTCCTGCATGTCCAGGCCTGACTGAATTGGTATCGGTGCCTCAGATTCTACCGTTTATAACGAGCAACGAGAACACGACGAGGATGGAAaagaaagatttaaatgttGGTTAACTGCAAGCAGGACTGGAGCAGCGCCAGACTGAtcgactccatgccacgccgcattgctgcagtaatccatgGAAAAAGGAGCCCCAGCTAAGTATTGAGTGCTGCACATGCTCAGACTGTTTAGCTTCAGACGTTTCAGTTGGTCAACATTTATGGAAATCCTTTTATTGTGTGTCGGTCTTAAGTAATATTCTGATTTTCTGAGAAGCTGAATTAGGGGTTTTCATTTGTTGTAAtcaaaattacagaaataaacatttgaaatacaTCATTCTGtgtgtaaacaatgaaaataataaaatacgtttcactttttgaatagagttactggaagaaaaaggaaaaccattttttattctgattatatgaccagcacctgtagtTTGATTAAAACCGAAGCACCATTTCCCCTTAAATCGGCTTAGATCGATGTTTTctgattctatttttttttaaagtaaaaaatacataaataaacctTGATTAACTGCTCTTTGTCttagtaaaaatattttaattttaaaatattttactctcTTCCTTTTCTGGTGGATTCAAAGCTGCTgccaaaaaatagcaaacaaaagaaaaaactctcagcacttttttcttctttggtcGTTAAGATTTAATCACTGAATTAAAACATAAGTTACACACATAAGCAGCTTGTGCTATAGTTCTTGAAAATATAACCAGAATGGACATTAAAGTATGTAACAACCAGTAGGACCTTGATAGGTGCAGCTCTAACTTCATATAAATGCATGAACAAATATGTACATCCTGCATTTTAGGCAAAGAAAatcagataaaatgttttatctgctAAATCATTTTGATTCACCAACTTTTTAACATACaggacaaatgaaaaaaaacatgaaaaaaacaaccaaacacaaaaagcaaaaacgtgtggttaaaaatctgaaaagaaaatgtgcataaaGCACATAAGGTGAAGTGATATATTAGTTCATTTTGTTACTGTGGGCTGTTCACCTCAGCGCATTAAGAACAATGCCGGTTTTTGGGGAGTTACACTAGACTTCTGCTCACTATTAAgacaattcagttcaatttactCCTGTTACAATTTAAGTCACTGTAGGAGGGGATGTTAGGACGTTCTCAATGCTCGTAAGATACGCAAGATCAACAATCTGTGAAGGAAGACCCAGACAGCTCAACTCTCTGAGAAGACCGGGTCGCTTTGAACGTTTCATAAAATCTGCGTTTTCAGCCAAGCCgtgggacaaaaacaaaaaaaaaaaaatgccagcaCATTTTCAACAAGATGACTGATGTAGCCGACTCTAACGTCagatctgggttttttttaaaggaacacatctcctttgttttggaTGTTAATTGCAGGTTTGTTATTCTCACCCCTTCCCTCACTTCAAGGGGTTTAACTTTAGTTTGTCGAAGGCTTTACCACAGGGATGAAGCCGTATACAACAAAGGGTATATCACGGTGTACTTACATTGTAAAAGGGCATCTTGCTGAGTAAGCCGTCCATTAGCTTGTACATATTCCTGGAGGCCGGCTGCCGGGTGGCCTGTTTCGCCAGCATCTGTCTGGCTTCTTCCAACCTGCCCTGCAGAACGTAACTCACCACCTGCACGCACAAAACACGAGACAACTGGGATTTACCATTGTGATTTGCATCtggttaaaatatttaagaagATCACCGCACATTGTAGCAATTATTAAAATCAGACCTTGTAGAGTTTATTGTATACATACCACATCCCAGTAGTGGTGGTGCTCTGCGGGGCTGTCGCTCTGCAGCACATCCTTTGCCTTCTCGTCAGCATCAGCATTGTGTAACCTCACCCAGTCCAGGAGATGAAGCAGGAGAGAGCCGGCTGGGGATACGCAAACAATGCCGCGTTGCTTCCATTTCAAGATCTTTCACCAAAAAAACTGGaagatttttgtttcacaacGAAAGCAACGAgatttaagaataaaaatggAGACTGACCAGGAGCGGCGTCGATGAAAAGCACTTCGCACAGATTCCAGATGAGTTCTATGGCCAAAAGAATAGAAACCTGTGACAAAACGGCAAAAACAACGGTTAGGATGATgatcaagaaaaataaaaacgatTTTCTGACATTCTTATTAATCACAAAACAGTTCACCTGAGCCACTATGAATTATTTTCACTCATATACAGCGGAAATATTGTTATAAGTTGTAAAAATTAGAGTTTTTTTCTGCACAGTGTGACAGCACAAACCAGAATTTCGTTTTCCTGCCTCCAGCCAGTTACGATTCCCAGTTATTTCTACTTGCAAATCACCAGAAAACAATAATATGTAAATTTGCCTTTCCAACTCTAGAAACTTCACAACTGAGACGGTGTGTTTCGGCTCACAAACTTTCCCCTTTTTTGCATAAATTAATCAGTGGTCGTTATGGTCAAACAATACAATTTACGTTTTATCAAACCACACACCATGTCTCCAAAATGAAGGATTTTCCTACCAACTGCATTTGCAaaactgtaattattattattttatttttttctccgtcttgagtaatggcttcttcttcttcggaTGGATTTTCCATCCAGGACTGTACTTGACTCTTAACTGTGCTTTATGACACTTTACCAGCTTCAACCAGCAACTTAATTAGGTCTTTTATTGTTGAAtagatttgcacattttgtaacTAACACATCCAAGAGTTCATTCCTCAACAAAATGATTACAGAAAATTCCTGTTGTGATTATACGTATAATTAAGTAAACTTGTTTGGACTAATAATTGTAGCACCTTTGGGCATCTGGATATTGCACCAAAGGATGAATTAGGTTTACAAATAACTGCCTGAGAATATTTCTTTAACACATGAGGCTCTTTTTCATACATGCACGAATATATTTAGATGAATAaacttaatgttgtttttttttatatgtagcTTTTAATTACCTGTTGTTAAGGCTTTCTTTGACTTTTGGTTGACAGATAGAGTCAAAAGTTACAAATAAACTCTACCCATTGCTGGTTTAGTTGAAGGGGAAGTAAATGGTGTGAATCAGCCCATTTAACTGATTTGATTGCATTTAATAGGTTTAAAAAGAGagatcaacattttaaaagggacAGCAATAACACAATCCAATAGTCCAGTTTATGCCCAAGCTAATATAGTTGGCACATGCCTGATTTCCATACTGTGTTGCCATCTCTGTATCTCTTGtagaaactgcaaaaaaaaaaaaaaaaatacaataaaaaaaaaaacttggtgaGCCTCAAGAAAACACGCACAGCAGGtaaacatttcagtttaatttagttCATTTTAACTTTCAAAATCTTACCTGCAACTTGCTGAAGCTCTTCCATGCAAGCCCGGATCACAGATCTGTAGTTTCTACTGATGCTGACAAATCTATAAAACATGACAGATGGCTTTCAGATTTTATATCACACGCGATGCATTTTTTGTTTCCTATTTTTAGTCTTGGTCTTAGCCAGGATCCTACTGGGGTTTTTTGCTCTTGCTGGGGACATCCTCCTTGATCGTCTGCAGTCCAACAAAGATGTGATGCGACTCGTTGAAGAGTTTGCGTAAAATAGGGGAGTGTATGTCCTCGTCTTTCCTGACCTTGTGGATGAAGGAGCCGCCTGGGCCTGACAGCGAAGGACCTGAAGCACAGGACTCAATATGGTAAGAAGACAAGCAAGAGTGTGAAAAAAACCCACAGGGAAGCGTGgctttacagtgccttgcaaaactatcAATACTCCtttagtttttcacattttgtaaagCTACAGCCACAAGCCTCAAtctattttatgttttgtgatACACAAGCACAAAATACTGCACAATTGTGAAGGACATGGATCTGTgttttttctgcattcctagcaaataaaaatacaaaaagctcTGCAGCATAGATTGCGTTTAGGCCAATTAAACATATCTGTTTTCAAATCCCCCAATTAAAGTCTAGACGTAAAGCCAATTTAGAATTTGTGGAAAAGTAATGTTCAAAGAAGCTCTCCATCCGATCTGAGCCTGATCAAAGAAGAGTAGGCAAAGTTTTAGTTCAATAATTGTAAAAAGCAGCTAGAAACATGTCCTAAAACAGGGGTTGCCAAAGTGGAGGTCGGGAGATGATTTGATACTGATTttctaaaaaattatttgtatttctttatttatgaaACCGGTACCAAAGTATAACATTAAAGCAATTCACTTTTAAGCAGTAGGaaggctgcacttttttttttaaagaattctTAGAAAAATACTACTTTCTTGTTGTAATTTTACACTTTATTCTCaaaattttatgactttattctcacaatttccccccaaaaaatgttttattattttgggaGTCGCAGCCTGAAAAGTTTGAGAACTCCTGTCCTAAAAGACTTGCAGATTTAGATGCTGTGAAAAGTCATAAAgtataaaacaaatacaaaccgCACTTTGTGgatttgtaattgtttttgtaCAATTTGGAGTTGGTCTGTTACATAGAATCCAAATAAGATATATGCCATGTTGTGGTTACTacgtaataaaaaaatattcaatgaaaaaattattatatagACATACCTGATGCTTTAAACTGTGTCTCGTAGACAAGGATATCTTCAGGACCCCAGGCGAATCCCATATGCTTCCCATGCCTGATTGCTGGTATATTCTGCatttaaacaacacaaacaaaaaaaacaggtgtcAGCAACCCTAAACATTTAGTGTTCGACAACAGTTTGCCCaggaaattatataaataaaacacacaaaatatataattttttttacaatagttCTTCTGAACATATAGTACCTGCCAAACTGATTAACCATAATTAACTCTCAAGAGTTTAGCAACATTAGTCGACCGTGCATTTACAGCCTGATTTGATTGCTAATTAATTTGACATGCGGAgatgttattgttgttttttttagctacaCAGCTATACTTTTAGAAAGCAAAGTACGTATTTACTCTGAATACAACTCACAATGTCAATGTGTTATTATAAGTACAGGTCATTTCTGTTAACACCATTGACAATTAACCTTCGGCCAGTTTTAAACTCCAATATTTACTGgtgaattaaaaatattctCGGTATTTAGCTAGATGGTTAGCAGCGCAATGCTATCTGGCTTTGAAGTGTAGGGGAGAAAAACTAAGCTACAAAGACAACTTACAGTGACTGTCGGGTTAACGTCGACTTCCTCCATCGGGAAACAGTATTACTGATCCTTTCCGTATTTAAATTACGAATAATTCAACTATCTACATGCCATTGAACGCATGTGCTTTGCAGTCCGGTTTACCCGCCGCTGTCTTTCACTAGGTAGGAGGAAGCCGCTGGTGCGCATGCGCCAAGGCTGCCTTTCTAGTGcctgctttttttccctgccGATCGTGTCCTCAGGGAtggttattatttaattatttttatttaagccTGCAAAGCAGTAACGTAGATAACCAGAATATTATTGTATCATAGAGTCCGGATCAGCTACGAGATTAAATAAAAAGCGTCGTGTGTGGTAATACTAAATAATCGAACAGATCTACCACAGAACTGGACTGGAATGTTTAAGTTGATTTTTCAGCTAATGTTTAGACGGTCGAACAAAATGGCCATTGGAACATTGTGTAAAAACAAGAGTAACATCGTGTTGCTTTTCCCTAAACATGTTATCACACCGGCCGACGACCTGGACCGAAGACCACAACACAGATGCGGGTCCGGCAGCGTGATTAGGCGCGTTTTGTGGAAAATCCGCGCTGACAAACTGAGAAAGCCGACCATAAATGTGGAAAACATCAGTGTGCGCGTGCACGCGAAGCAAGGCCTCTGTGACGCGCATGCGGGACTCTCCCGCCCATGCCCGTGACTGCGCTTCAAACCCACGTGATCCCTCCTAGCCACTAAACGCGGCGCGAGGTGAACGCGCACCGCCACAAGACCGCGCACGTCGGTCAGAATTATTTAACGGGGCACGAGCACGTGCGCGCAACCGTATTCTTTGTGTGGCAGCGTAGTGAAGCGCCAAAAGAGTGACCATGGCTGATGAAAAACCAAAGGTGAGTCTTTCACGTATTTTATCGAAAATACGAGCGTATTTTACCGGCCGTGCGATGTGAAACCTCGAAGAGCAACAGCCCAGTTCGACACTttccattgttgttgttttgaaagTTGCATACTGAAATTCAACTATCAGCTATAGCCTACCTACTTTGATAGACCGGAAGGTTTGGGAGCGCGCATCCGCAGCGCGCAtatcgtttttttccccctcctctctctctgctgtgagCCAGCTGGTATCATCCTCAGTGTTTGGCCACTGTCTGTGTGCCCAGCAGCCCGTAAGGGCAAGGCGGTGTGTTTCTACGCTCAACAGAAAGCGATAGTGAGACGTGACAGTACAGCTGGCTGCCTTTTGTTGGGCAAAAATAATTGCCATGTAGTTAATTTCTGGAAAACACTGGAATCAAACGTAGACGCAAAGTCAGGATTAACGTCGCGTGGTATTTTGACTAtgcaaaacacactttttttttgttttcattctgtcGTCACACAAACTTTGCTTCATTCCTTAACCACGCGAGAAAACCCACAGCTTGattcgcaaaaaaaaaaaaaaaaaacagtgaaatggATCTCTTCACCCCCTATGTGTGGGCTTTTAGTCCAAATGCCTGATATTATTCCCTCTTATAATTATTGTTTGCATTGCCTTGCAGAAGCATTCCTTACCCTTTCAAGTGTTTCATGTTTTGCCCTGTGTATTctgttttatgtgatagatcaatGCAAAGTAATGCATGATTGGGAATTATAGTGAAATGTGACATTGTTTTGAGATGTTTTCTCCAGGCCCCAgcaaccagttgccttcagacGTCAGCGCTGTCCACCTTTGTCTAACTTATTCTCTGTGTTAAAATAGCTGTGCTATAAGGGACTCGGGTATGATAAATAGCATTGGTGAACAGTTATGAAGACTCTGGCTGCAAAACGTTGCAATAATTTATTCCATAACCCAAATCCCCCTTTTCCCCTCGCTCTCTTTCGTTGCCCccattacattttctgctcctCCCTGAGCTTTCTGATGTTGGTAAATAAGATCTATATCAGTTGTTGGCATAAAGGATGGTAAAAGCCAAACATATTATTGGAACGTAGGGGGGATTTAATTTGCTGTACCTAAAATTTTATAGCTTACCAAGTATTGTATCTAGGCAGTCCCACGTCATTTCCGTAATCCACACACCGACATGCGAATAATTGCGATTTGATTTATCGCGCAGCTTTAGTAAAGACCAGTAAAACGTTGTTGTCAGTTTAGGGATAGGattgtggagaagttcaaggcCGGATTGGGTTCTTAAACAATATCTGAACCTGTGGACTTCTCAGATGCAAACGTACCAAGACAAAGCCAACTACCTAAGCTGGTCTTCTTCAGCGAGGACAGGGAAGCCGGTCAATGTTTACAGGCGGACGGACGGAGCTAAACACTGGGCGCTCCTGTTAAAACCtgctagaggctgcaaaagacttgtgAAGAGAGGCGCGACGCACCTTCTACCAGGAAAACCACactgaacatacagccagagttaAAACCGAATAGCATTTCCGTATATTAGtttgtcctagtcaaagtctagacctaaagAGCAGCTTTAGCAAGACAGAGAGGAAAAGGTTGTATGTTTGCTTTCTGGGTGTGTAAAGTTAGCAGTGATGCGCTACAGAAGGCCTCGCAGCTTTAAtcgcagcaacaaaaaaaagattttaacaaAGTATTAAGTAAGAGAGGCTGAATAGAAATTGACGTCTCATTTTAAGATATTTATTCGATAATGAAAATTGAAAACCGTGGCTCGTTTTGACGCCACCGCACAATtatgctagcctcgtgagaccatcctgatctcgcgagttttcaaggtttcactcgcagatcagtctggatactctccgttgaagaaaatttggagccgttcaccaaacgaacgtccaatcagcgttggctttgaggcgggttgaggtgtgacgcaacgggaagcgcgtcagttcagtctaaacaacatggcggcttcagccgatgaaactagcgttagcgtggctatcgagcaagttttatcggcattacagagtatttctctgctgagctaacgagcctttacctgcagcagcaagagtagcttgggttgtggttgtgttttcgtcgtcgctcgtaacagagcgacgacaaatctgattggctcatttggcccgtctatcaccaacataggccaatcagctaaccagtattttcgccccttcccaaaattacttcaacggaaggtttccagatggatatgcggagcaaatctatctggcggagtcaggtaacaatTATGCATCACCTTGGCATATTATTTGGATGTGTGCATTTCATGAAAACCCTCCACTAACCGATCATGACTCTGTCTCGCTTtgttttctctgccttttttttttttttttttttaaacccaggAGGGCGTCAAGACAGAAAATAACGAACACATAAACCTGAAGGTGGCAGGACAGGACGGATCTGTCGTGCAGTTCAAGATCAAAAGGCACACGCCGCTCATCAAACTCATGAAGGCCTACTGCGAGAGACAGGTGGGCAAACGGCCGTCAGTTCTCAACCAAGACACGTGCGATCATGAAATAATCTACATTATCTGATACTGATCTTCCACTACTACTCACATGTGTGTGATGTTTAATACTGGGAATTGTCATTTACTAAACCACATCTAAGGGAAGACTAACAAACCTCCGGTTGTCATTTCATGTCAAGAGACAATGACGACGCCAGCAGACGTTCTCAGAGGTGTTCTCATTGGTCGTGTCGGGGCTCAGGCCTGCGAGCTGTCATTGTTAGTAATAAATGCACCTGGACTTTTTCCAGCTCGTCAAAATTTTTGACGTAAATGAAATCGGATTGGAAAAAAACGCTGACACAGCAAAGTCCTTAACCTCTGACAGACAGCCAGGACTGTCAGGTTCTGAGCTCAATGCAAGGGTTTTCCAAAAGAACGACATCGTTAAAGCAAAGGTTGAACACGGAgactttctgtttctctttccCAGCAGCATCTCTGAAGTATGCACTTGCCAATCTTGTTTGCTTAAACGGTGTTGTTGTCGTCACAACACATGCTCGGCATTCATTCGCTACGGAGTAAAAGCTCTGATTATAAAAAGGTTAGTTTTGTTGCGTTAGTGATGTCAAAATATATCCACGAGAACCGGTGATACAGATTTCATTTGGGTTTAAACGAGGGCCATCAGGTGAGAAGGAGACAGCATCGAGACCTTAAACGCAGCCGCATCCCCCCCGCAGCTCACCTAAGGGCAAATATGGGAAGTTAAATCCATGAAATAGGTTGAAGCATATCTTTTTATAGAAGGAGTGAAACATCACTGCTTTGCTTTTCTCCTTGTTCACCTTGAGAGGTACGTTGCGACATCTGATCCTCTTCATGTTGCTGTTAATATGGGGTCAGATTCTCTGAATGGATTTAAAGTCCCAGCGTCAGACTGGTGTTATCCGTCAGCAGCTGAAAGACATTTTTGTCAACCtgctcatttttaaatctacagtCGGATtagatgtgtttttattcttctttttatcAATGTTTTAGTCCAGGGTTAGCTCCTTATTACTCTGAAACTTCAGAAGCacggcctcttttttttttattgtcaccataGTTTTTGGGTTTGCTCTATTCAGCCAAACATATTTGCACGTCTGCGTTAAGAAAACACGTGAACTTGAACAATCTCCGGCTCTTAACACGTAGTGTTTGATATGATCTTACTCTGTTTTTGCAGCTATGACAGCTTCAAACATCTGTGAAGGCTTTCTGCAAGATAAAtgagtttgttgttgttgtttttatttaacaattcTTTTAGACATGTCTTAGTTAGgccagacactgatgttggacagaAAGGCTTGGCTTGCATTCTTGGCTTTAAGTCTTACCAAAAGTGTTCTGTTGAGGTGAAGTCAGGACTCTACGCAGACCACACTTCCTCCTCCGTGTGTTTATGTTCATGAGCCTTGCTTTGTGCAGTACAACACAGACGCGTTATGACGAGAAGGGGGCTATCCCCAAGCGGTTCTCACACAGTTAGGTGCATGGAATCTGGCAATATGTCTTTGTATGAAGACTTTCTCTCACTGGAATTAAGAGGCCGAGCCTAAAGGCCCAGACGCACCAAATCCATATTAGCTTCCGATCCGATGGAGAATCAAAACCTATGAAGTCGTAGCAATTTCATCCGGTTGAAGTGAGTGGGGTCGTAGATCCGACCAGAGTAGACAGCAATTTGATGGGAAAGTCATGAGTCAGACTAGAAGAGAGGGATGTTGGCAAATTAAAACGCATCCGCTttgagaaaaatacaaaacataaaatatctaaatcGCAAAGTAAACTGTATGCAATTTGCAGCCAGGTTTGTCCCCATAATGGTTCGTCTGGAAACACGCGGCTCAGTAATCGAATAAAACAACAGCGTGCCTATGTAGGTATCATGGTAGGAGCTCAG
Proteins encoded in this region:
- the sumo2b gene encoding small ubiquitin-related modifier 2, which gives rise to MADEKPKEGVKTENNEHINLKVAGQDGSVVQFKIKRHTPLIKLMKAYCERQGLSMRQIRFRFDGQPINETDTPAQLEMEDEDTIDVFQQQTGGLI